A region from the Kineothrix sp. IPX-CK genome encodes:
- the atpA gene encoding F0F1 ATP synthase subunit alpha → MSAISAADIISILKEEVENYNWDAEEQEVGSVIWVGDGIATIYGIDHAMYGEIVIFDNGIKGMVQDIRRNEIGCILFGSDTGIKEGTKVIRTKKKAGIPVGEGYIGRIINALGEPVDGKGEIPAKDYRPIEEEAPGITQRRSVNTPLETGILSIDSMFPIGRGQRELIIGDRQTGKTSIALDTIINQRGKGVICIYVAIGQKASSVAKLVSTLEHHGALDYTIVLVSTASEPASLQYIAPYAGTALGEYFMYQGKDVLMVYDDLSKHAVAYRALSLLLERPPGREAYPGDVFYLHSRLLERSSRLNDELGGGSITALPIVETQAGDVSSYIPTNVISITDGQIFLESDLFFAGMRPAVNVGLSVSRVGGAAQTKAMKKASGSIRIDLAQYREMEVFTQFSSDLDDNTKRQLQHGKVLMELLKQPLAHPLSLHEQVMTLCLANNRIFDSVEVKKIKEYQKGILEFIDRKFPKIGFEIEEKKALTDELIEQIMEAAKEYKSR, encoded by the coding sequence GTGAGTGCGATCAGTGCAGCAGACATTATTTCTATTTTAAAAGAAGAGGTTGAAAATTACAACTGGGATGCCGAAGAGCAGGAAGTTGGTTCTGTTATCTGGGTAGGAGATGGAATTGCTACCATATATGGTATAGACCATGCCATGTATGGTGAGATTGTTATATTTGATAATGGTATCAAGGGTATGGTGCAGGACATTCGAAGAAATGAAATCGGATGTATTCTCTTTGGCAGCGATACTGGAATAAAAGAGGGTACCAAAGTAATAAGAACGAAAAAAAAAGCAGGCATCCCCGTGGGAGAAGGTTATATCGGAAGAATCATCAATGCGCTGGGCGAGCCGGTAGATGGAAAGGGAGAGATTCCCGCCAAGGATTACAGACCGATAGAAGAAGAAGCCCCGGGAATTACTCAGCGTAGATCCGTAAATACTCCCTTGGAGACGGGAATCTTGTCCATTGACTCCATGTTTCCTATTGGACGCGGACAAAGAGAGCTGATTATCGGAGACAGACAGACCGGAAAGACTTCCATTGCTTTGGATACGATTATCAACCAAAGGGGGAAAGGAGTTATCTGTATTTACGTAGCCATCGGCCAGAAGGCATCCAGCGTGGCAAAACTGGTTTCCACACTGGAACACCACGGCGCTTTGGATTATACGATCGTGCTTGTTTCTACAGCCAGTGAACCGGCTTCACTGCAATATATCGCTCCTTATGCCGGAACGGCATTGGGCGAGTATTTTATGTATCAGGGAAAAGACGTGCTCATGGTTTACGACGATCTATCCAAGCACGCAGTGGCATACCGTGCGCTGTCCCTTTTACTGGAGCGTCCGCCCGGACGTGAGGCATACCCGGGGGACGTATTCTACCTTCATTCCAGATTATTGGAGCGTTCCAGCCGTTTGAACGATGAATTGGGTGGCGGTTCCATCACAGCTCTTCCTATCGTAGAGACACAGGCAGGAGACGTATCCTCCTATATTCCTACAAACGTTATTTCCATTACCGACGGGCAGATTTTTCTGGAAAGCGATTTGTTCTTCGCAGGTATGAGACCGGCGGTAAACGTAGGATTGTCCGTATCCCGTGTAGGCGGTGCCGCACAGACGAAGGCGATGAAAAAGGCGTCGGGAAGTATTCGTATCGATTTGGCACAGTACAGGGAAATGGAAGTGTTTACCCAGTTCAGTTCTGATTTGGACGATAATACGAAGCGTCAGCTCCAGCACGGTAAGGTGTTGATGGAGCTGTTGAAGCAGCCCCTGGCGCACCCGCTCTCCTTGCATGAGCAGGTAATGACGCTTTGCCTGGCCAACAATCGTATTTTTGATTCGGTAGAGGTAAAGAAGATAAAGGAATATCAGAAGGGAATACTGGAATTCATAGATA